A window of the Magnetococcales bacterium genome harbors these coding sequences:
- a CDS encoding 5-formyltetrahydrofolate cyclo-ligase produces the protein MDHTKATLRQRLRAERRALSAERVAELSAVIVRHVANAPFYQRARRIGLYLPVDNEVDPTSLFHTAAPIGQTCFLPVVDTSTRSMGFVPYRPGDPLRPGAFGIPEPVTAPDGAGSLDINELDLVVQPLIGFDRTGCRLGFGGGYHDRALAARGSAPAPIRMGLAYAFQETPSLPREPHDILMGWVATEQGMLCCNEAF, from the coding sequence ATGGACCATACAAAGGCCACGTTGCGCCAGCGCCTGAGAGCCGAACGCAGAGCGTTGTCCGCGGAACGGGTGGCCGAACTGTCAGCCGTCATTGTACGTCATGTCGCAAACGCCCCCTTTTATCAACGGGCGCGTCGGATCGGGTTGTACCTCCCTGTTGACAACGAAGTCGATCCCACCTCTCTTTTCCACACCGCCGCTCCGATCGGTCAGACCTGTTTTCTGCCGGTCGTGGATACCAGCACCCGGTCCATGGGCTTTGTCCCCTACCGTCCGGGAGATCCCTTGCGGCCAGGAGCCTTTGGCATTCCAGAACCCGTAACGGCTCCGGATGGAGCCGGAAGTTTGGATATCAACGAGCTGGATCTGGTTGTCCAGCCCTTGATCGGCTTTGACCGCACCGGATGCCGTCTGGGATTCGGCGGCGGGTACCATGATCGTGCCTTGGCAGCGCGAGGCTCCGCCCCTGCCCCGATACGGATGGGTTTGGCCTATGCGTTTCAGGAGACCCCCTCCCTGCCCCGGGAACCCCATGACATCCTGATGGGATGGGTGGCGACCGAACAGGGCATGCTCTGTTGCAACGAGGCTTTTTGA
- the rny gene encoding ribonuclease Y: MDILMFLLGVALGAAIPLIFLHQWRRQQTRSFQEREERVQLMLRSAEEKTEAAAREAQLLAKTERVRIEEQLKEQFRERQEELDRLKQRFDKREEQLDRKFDQLDQREREVDRRRNQVEQDARTLETRKEACQKQEETIIRRLEEVAGLSTEQAKNQLVEGLQEEVRREAGNFMKRAEEEARENADRKAQEIMGSSIQRLAGEFVVDRTVTVVAITSEEMKGRIIGREGRNIRALEAATGCDLIIDDTPEAVVISGFNPVRRQVARQALEELITDGRIHPARIESVVRKAEKNVNNEIRDAGERAVFELGLSGIHPDIVKLIGTLKFRTSYTQNVLSHSVEVARFAGMMADEMGLDFNMARRCGLLHDIGKAMDHEIQGSHAVIGGQFAKKCKEHPLVVNAIWSHHFDIEPISVYGPLINAADALSAARPGARRENVETYIKRLEQLEAVAMEFPGVEKAFAIQAGRELRVMVAYDRIKDEGAMTLASEIATRLENEMTYPGQIRVTVIREMRATAVAQ; encoded by the coding sequence ATGGATATCCTGATGTTTCTGCTGGGTGTGGCACTGGGTGCCGCCATTCCCCTGATTTTTCTGCATCAATGGCGCCGTCAGCAAACGCGCTCCTTCCAGGAACGGGAAGAGCGGGTCCAACTGATGCTGCGCAGCGCCGAGGAAAAAACCGAAGCCGCCGCCCGGGAAGCCCAGCTGCTGGCCAAAACCGAACGGGTGCGCATCGAGGAACAACTCAAGGAACAATTTCGCGAGCGTCAGGAAGAGCTGGACCGGCTGAAACAACGCTTCGACAAGCGGGAAGAGCAGTTGGATCGAAAATTCGATCAACTGGATCAACGGGAACGGGAGGTGGACCGGCGCCGCAATCAGGTGGAGCAGGATGCCCGTACCCTGGAAACCCGCAAAGAGGCCTGCCAGAAACAGGAAGAGACCATCATACGGCGGCTTGAAGAGGTGGCGGGGCTTTCCACCGAGCAGGCCAAAAACCAGTTGGTGGAGGGACTGCAGGAGGAGGTGCGCCGGGAGGCGGGCAACTTCATGAAGCGGGCCGAAGAAGAGGCCCGGGAAAACGCTGACCGCAAAGCCCAGGAGATCATGGGCAGTTCGATCCAGCGTCTGGCCGGCGAATTCGTGGTAGATCGCACCGTGACCGTGGTGGCGATCACCTCCGAAGAGATGAAGGGACGGATCATCGGTCGGGAGGGACGCAACATCCGCGCCCTGGAAGCGGCCACCGGCTGCGACCTGATCATCGACGACACCCCCGAGGCGGTGGTGATTTCCGGGTTCAATCCGGTGCGGCGTCAGGTGGCCCGTCAGGCCTTGGAAGAACTGATCACCGATGGCCGCATCCATCCGGCCCGGATCGAAAGCGTGGTGCGCAAGGCCGAAAAGAACGTCAACAACGAAATCCGGGATGCCGGAGAACGGGCGGTCTTTGAACTGGGTCTGTCCGGCATCCATCCGGATATCGTCAAGCTGATCGGCACCTTGAAATTCCGCACCTCCTATACCCAGAATGTGCTGTCCCACTCGGTGGAGGTGGCCCGGTTCGCCGGCATGATGGCGGATGAGATGGGATTGGATTTCAACATGGCGCGGCGTTGCGGATTGCTCCACGACATCGGCAAGGCGATGGATCACGAAATCCAGGGATCCCACGCGGTGATCGGCGGTCAATTCGCCAAAAAGTGCAAAGAGCATCCCCTGGTGGTCAACGCCATCTGGTCCCACCATTTCGACATCGAGCCGATTTCGGTCTACGGGCCCCTGATCAACGCCGCCGACGCCCTTTCCGCCGCCCGCCCCGGCGCACGTCGGGAAAATGTCGAAACCTACATCAAACGGCTGGAACAACTGGAAGCGGTGGCCATGGAGTTTCCGGGGGTGGAGAAGGCCTTCGCCATCCAGGCCGGACGCGAACTGCGGGTGATGGTCGCTTATGACCGGATCAAGGACGAAGGGGCCATGACCCTGGCCAGCGAAATCGCCACCCGACTGGAAAACGAAATGACCTATCCGGGTCAAATCCGGGTCACGGTGATCCGCGAGATGCGCGCCACGGCAGTAGCCCAATAA
- a CDS encoding glutamate synthase subunit beta: MGKTKGFMEVERETPRPRSVEDRIRDWNELYQKFPVEKLQDQASRCMDCGIPFCHNGCTLHNLIPAWNDWAYRGRWEEAVNTLHRTNNFPEFTGRVCPALCEAACVVGINRDPVTIREIERTVAEEGFARGLIKPLPPREQTGKRVAVIGSGPAGMAAAQQLTRAGHAVTLFEKNERAGGLLRFGIPDFKLEKTVIDRRLQQMIAEGLTIRTGVNVGVDLPVAQLRADFDAIVLTGGAEHPRDLPVPGRDLIGVHFAMDYLAQQNRRTFGTAIPTTEAIFAVGKRVVVIGGGDTGADCVGTAIRQCAASVTQIELLPRPPKERAPETPWPLWPNVLRTSTSHLEGCERRWSVLTRSFEGDGRRVKGVHGIKLHWAEQEDGGRPRMKEIPGSEFFLEADLVLLAMGFVHPVKSGLLENLGVALDSRGNVQVNDHFMTSQPGVFAAGDMATGQSLVLKAIDGGRKAAVAVDGWLRGGESVLI; this comes from the coding sequence ATGGGTAAGACCAAAGGGTTCATGGAAGTGGAACGGGAGACGCCTCGGCCCCGGTCGGTGGAGGATCGAATCCGGGACTGGAACGAATTGTATCAAAAGTTCCCGGTGGAAAAGTTGCAGGATCAAGCCTCGCGCTGCATGGATTGCGGCATTCCGTTCTGTCACAACGGCTGCACGCTGCACAACCTGATCCCGGCCTGGAACGATTGGGCCTATCGGGGACGCTGGGAAGAGGCGGTCAACACCCTGCATCGCACCAACAACTTTCCCGAGTTCACCGGTCGGGTCTGTCCGGCTTTGTGCGAAGCGGCCTGTGTGGTGGGGATCAACCGGGATCCGGTGACCATCCGGGAGATCGAACGCACCGTGGCCGAGGAGGGCTTTGCCCGTGGTCTGATCAAACCCCTGCCCCCCCGGGAACAGACCGGCAAACGGGTGGCGGTGATCGGCTCCGGACCCGCGGGCATGGCGGCGGCCCAACAACTGACCCGGGCCGGACACGCGGTGACCCTGTTCGAGAAAAACGAACGGGCCGGTGGTTTGCTGCGTTTCGGCATTCCCGATTTCAAGCTGGAAAAAACGGTGATCGATCGACGCTTGCAGCAGATGATCGCCGAAGGCCTGACCATCCGCACCGGGGTGAATGTGGGGGTGGATCTGCCGGTGGCGCAGTTGCGCGCCGACTTCGACGCCATTGTGCTCACCGGTGGCGCCGAGCATCCCCGGGATCTGCCGGTGCCGGGCCGGGATCTGATCGGGGTCCATTTCGCCATGGACTATCTGGCCCAACAAAACCGCCGCACCTTTGGCACCGCCATTCCCACCACCGAGGCGATCTTCGCCGTGGGCAAGCGTGTGGTGGTGATCGGAGGTGGCGATACCGGGGCCGACTGCGTGGGCACCGCCATTCGTCAATGCGCGGCCAGCGTCACCCAGATCGAACTGCTCCCCAGACCCCCCAAGGAACGGGCGCCGGAAACCCCATGGCCCCTGTGGCCCAACGTGCTGCGCACCTCCACCTCCCATCTGGAGGGGTGCGAACGTCGCTGGAGCGTGTTGACCCGGTCGTTCGAGGGAGATGGACGGCGGGTCAAGGGGGTCCACGGCATCAAACTGCACTGGGCCGAACAAGAAGACGGCGGACGTCCCCGCATGAAGGAAATTCCCGGTTCGGAATTCTTCCTGGAAGCGGATCTGGTGTTGCTGGCCATGGGCTTTGTCCATCCGGTCAAAAGTGGATTGCTGGAAAATCTGGGGGTTGCCCTCGATTCCCGGGGCAATGTTCAGGTCAATGACCACTTCATGACCAGTCAACCCGGCGTGTTCGCCGCCGGAGACATGGCCACCGGTCAATCCCTGGTGCTCAAGGCCATCGACGGAGGACGCAAAGCCGCCGTGGCCGTGGATGGCTGGCTGCGTGGCGGAGAGTCGGTTTTGATCTGA
- a CDS encoding cell division protein ZapA has product MTETFEVRIRGQVFKLKSQVSSEYVRELAQYVNDVMGQVAQESYIASSERTAIMAALKIADDFLQHQRLVSRQTEVAKEKISSLIAHSDQLLKG; this is encoded by the coding sequence ATGACTGAAACCTTTGAAGTTCGCATTCGTGGTCAGGTTTTCAAACTGAAATCCCAGGTAAGCAGCGAATACGTCCGCGAGCTTGCCCAATATGTGAACGATGTCATGGGACAGGTGGCGCAGGAGTCCTATATCGCATCCAGCGAACGAACGGCCATCATGGCCGCGCTCAAGATTGCGGATGATTTCCTGCAACACCAGAGATTGGTGTCCAGACAAACGGAAGTCGCGAAAGAGAAGATCAGCAGTCTGATCGCCCACAGCGATCAACTGCTCAAGGGATAA
- the gltB gene encoding glutamate synthase large subunit, with the protein MANHGLPAKQGLYDPALEHDACGVGFVARINGKKTHDVVRMGLNVLVNLTHRGAAGADPLTGDGAGIMIQIPDAFLRNHATRLSIELPPEGDYGVGMIFMPKDKDLMASCQRLVEQMTTEEGQLFLGWRNVPISRQARIGYTAKGAEPVIRQAFIGVRNRPENADPMWFERKLYIIRRRVENAVMGYGQEEVKSFYISSFSSRTLVYKGMFLADQVRAYYPDLSDGTLVSAFAMVHQRYSTNTFPTWGLAHPFRMISHNGEINTLRGNINWMRAREAALASDLFGEDIKKLFPLVPEGLSDSASFDRALEFLVISGRSLPHAMMMMIPEAWENHRHMDDARKAFYQYHGALMEPWDGPAAVTFTDGRYIGATLDRNGLRPARYQITKGGLCVMASEAGTITFPPEEEVKLGRLQPGRMFVIDLQEGRIIDDAEIKESMVSRQPYRQWINDHLTLLDNLPPGGSEAVEAESLRVRQRVFGYTEEDLAAILGPMGVEGQEPTGSMGNDAALAVLSDRPVLLFNYFKQLFAQVTNPAIDPIREELVMSLFTQLGPVGNLLEETPQHMARIWLNQPILTNGELEKIRAVDREGLKARTLSTLFPASEGTDGMKSALTRLFEAVSTAVDDGAGLIILSDRGVGPNLAPIPALLAVASVHHHLIRSGTRGAASIIIETGEAREVTHFALLVGYGAGAINPYLAFESLEELANRGLIESPKGVAGLHANYIKALGKGMLKIFSKMGISTLRSYCGAQIFEAIGLNRRFLERYFTGTFSRLDGVGLTDIARETLERHKRAYTGNAVLMDSLDVGGEYKFRHDGERHMWTPETISKLQQATRNDDYALYKEFAKLINQQDKTHCTLRGLFLLKEAEEPLALNEVEPASEIVKRFVTGAMSFGSISKEAHETLAIAMNRLGGRSNTGEGGEDPERYKPRPNGDLARSSIKQVAAGRFGVSSHYLANADEMQIKIAQGAKPGEGGQLPGPKVTETIARIRNTTPGVTLISPPPHHDIYSIEDLAQLIFDLKNVNPRARVSVKLVSEVGVGTVAAGVAKGHADMILVSGGDGGTGASPMSSIKHAGAPWELGLAETQQTLVLNDLRGRVRLQTDGQFRTGRDVVVAALLGAEEFGFATAPLVVSGCVMMRKCHLDSCPVGVATQELELRKKFSGRPQHLVNYFYFVANEAREIMARMGFRTIDEMIGQSDHLLVNEAVTHWKAKGLDFSALLEKPDAPANVATRCVQPQDHGIDKVLDHQLLDLAERVFENLRPIEIRLPIQNTDRAVGAMLGGEISRLFGEGGLPKGTIKCHFEGVAGQSFGAFNVQGVSLYLEGAGNDYVGKGMSGGRIVIRPHPRSPLVAEENIIAGNTLLYGATGGEAFMRGVVGERFAVRNSGAKAVVEGVGDHGCEYMTGGLVAVLGPTGRNFAAGMSGGIAYVLDELGAFPSLCNPAMVALEAVESEEDQERLKSMVEEHARYTDSQVAARLLKDWEKALRSFVKVMPHEYRRVLEEQKKREQATNG; encoded by the coding sequence ATGGCCAATCACGGTCTGCCCGCCAAACAGGGGCTTTATGATCCCGCGCTGGAACACGACGCCTGTGGCGTCGGCTTCGTCGCCCGGATCAATGGCAAAAAGACGCACGACGTGGTGCGCATGGGACTCAATGTCCTGGTCAACCTGACCCACCGGGGAGCCGCGGGTGCCGATCCCCTCACCGGTGATGGCGCGGGCATCATGATCCAGATTCCGGACGCTTTTCTGCGCAACCACGCGACCCGGCTTTCCATCGAGCTTCCCCCGGAAGGAGACTACGGGGTCGGCATGATCTTCATGCCCAAGGACAAGGATCTCATGGCCTCGTGCCAACGGCTCGTGGAACAGATGACCACCGAGGAGGGACAACTCTTCCTGGGTTGGCGCAATGTGCCCATCAGCCGTCAGGCCCGCATCGGCTACACCGCCAAAGGGGCCGAACCGGTCATCCGTCAAGCCTTCATCGGCGTGCGCAACCGCCCCGAAAACGCCGATCCCATGTGGTTCGAGCGCAAGCTCTACATCATCCGGCGCCGGGTGGAAAACGCGGTCATGGGCTATGGTCAGGAAGAGGTAAAATCCTTCTACATCAGCAGCTTTTCCTCCCGCACCCTGGTTTACAAAGGCATGTTCCTGGCGGATCAGGTACGGGCCTACTATCCGGATCTGTCGGATGGCACCTTGGTGTCGGCCTTTGCCATGGTGCATCAACGCTATTCCACCAACACCTTCCCCACCTGGGGTCTGGCCCATCCGTTCCGCATGATCAGCCACAACGGCGAAATCAATACCCTGCGGGGCAACATCAACTGGATGCGCGCCCGGGAGGCGGCGTTGGCCTCGGACTTGTTCGGCGAGGACATCAAAAAGCTCTTCCCCCTGGTGCCGGAAGGACTGTCCGACTCCGCCAGCTTCGACCGCGCCCTGGAATTTTTAGTGATCAGCGGTCGTTCCCTGCCCCACGCCATGATGATGATGATCCCGGAAGCCTGGGAAAACCATCGCCACATGGATGATGCCCGCAAGGCCTTTTATCAATACCACGGCGCCTTGATGGAGCCCTGGGATGGTCCTGCCGCCGTCACCTTCACCGATGGCCGCTACATCGGTGCCACCCTGGACCGCAACGGGTTGCGTCCGGCCCGCTATCAGATCACCAAGGGTGGATTGTGCGTCATGGCCTCCGAGGCCGGCACCATCACCTTTCCCCCGGAAGAAGAGGTCAAACTGGGCCGCTTGCAACCGGGACGGATGTTCGTCATCGACCTCCAGGAAGGCCGGATCATCGACGATGCCGAAATCAAGGAAAGCATGGTCTCCCGCCAGCCCTATCGCCAGTGGATCAACGACCATCTCACCTTGCTGGACAACCTCCCCCCAGGCGGCAGCGAAGCGGTGGAGGCCGAATCCTTGCGGGTGCGTCAACGGGTCTTCGGCTATACCGAAGAGGATCTCGCGGCCATTCTCGGCCCCATGGGGGTCGAAGGCCAGGAGCCGACCGGATCCATGGGCAACGACGCCGCCCTGGCGGTGCTGTCGGATCGACCGGTCTTGTTGTTCAACTATTTCAAGCAGCTTTTCGCCCAGGTGACCAATCCGGCCATCGACCCGATCCGCGAGGAACTGGTCATGAGCCTGTTCACCCAACTGGGTCCGGTGGGCAATCTGCTGGAAGAAACCCCGCAACACATGGCGCGTATCTGGCTCAATCAGCCGATTCTGACCAACGGGGAACTGGAAAAAATCCGGGCCGTGGATCGCGAAGGCCTCAAGGCCCGCACCCTTTCCACCCTGTTTCCGGCCAGCGAGGGGACCGACGGCATGAAGAGCGCCTTGACGCGGCTCTTTGAGGCGGTCTCCACCGCCGTGGACGATGGCGCGGGATTGATCATCCTGAGCGATCGGGGGGTGGGGCCCAATCTGGCTCCGATCCCGGCGCTGCTGGCGGTCGCCAGTGTGCATCACCATCTGATCCGCTCCGGAACCCGTGGTGCCGCCAGCATCATCATCGAAACTGGCGAGGCCCGGGAGGTGACCCATTTCGCCCTGCTGGTGGGATACGGGGCCGGCGCCATCAATCCCTATCTGGCCTTTGAATCCCTGGAAGAGCTGGCCAACCGGGGTCTGATCGAATCTCCGAAGGGAGTGGCGGGACTGCATGCCAATTATATCAAGGCCCTGGGCAAAGGCATGCTCAAGATTTTCTCCAAGATGGGTATTTCCACCCTACGCAGTTACTGCGGGGCGCAAATTTTCGAGGCCATCGGACTCAACCGGCGTTTCCTGGAACGGTATTTCACCGGCACCTTCTCCCGCCTCGACGGGGTGGGGCTGACGGACATCGCCAGAGAAACCCTGGAACGCCACAAACGGGCCTATACCGGCAACGCGGTGCTGATGGACAGCCTGGATGTGGGTGGAGAGTACAAATTCCGCCACGACGGCGAACGCCACATGTGGACCCCGGAGACCATCTCCAAGCTGCAACAGGCCACCCGCAACGACGATTACGCCCTGTACAAAGAGTTCGCCAAGCTCATCAACCAGCAGGATAAGACCCATTGCACCCTGCGGGGTTTGTTCCTGCTCAAGGAGGCGGAAGAGCCTTTGGCCTTGAACGAAGTCGAGCCCGCCTCGGAGATCGTCAAACGGTTCGTGACCGGGGCCATGTCGTTCGGTTCGATTTCCAAGGAGGCCCACGAGACTCTGGCCATTGCCATGAACCGTCTGGGGGGACGCTCCAACACCGGCGAGGGGGGAGAGGATCCGGAACGTTACAAGCCCCGTCCCAACGGAGATCTGGCCCGCAGTTCCATCAAACAGGTGGCGGCGGGACGCTTCGGGGTGTCGAGCCACTATCTGGCCAACGCCGATGAAATGCAGATCAAGATCGCCCAGGGGGCCAAGCCCGGCGAGGGCGGACAACTGCCGGGCCCCAAGGTGACCGAAACCATTGCCCGCATCCGCAACACCACACCGGGAGTGACCCTCATCAGTCCCCCGCCCCATCACGACATCTACTCCATCGAGGATCTGGCCCAATTGATCTTCGACTTGAAGAACGTCAATCCCCGGGCACGGGTATCGGTGAAGCTGGTTTCCGAAGTGGGGGTCGGTACCGTGGCCGCCGGTGTGGCCAAGGGACACGCGGACATGATTCTCGTCTCCGGCGGCGACGGCGGCACCGGGGCCAGTCCCATGAGTTCCATCAAGCATGCCGGGGCACCGTGGGAATTGGGTCTGGCGGAAACCCAGCAGACCCTGGTATTGAACGACCTGCGGGGTCGGGTCCGCCTGCAAACCGATGGACAGTTCCGCACCGGTCGGGATGTGGTGGTGGCGGCGCTGTTGGGCGCCGAGGAGTTCGGTTTCGCCACCGCGCCGCTGGTGGTGTCGGGTTGCGTGATGATGCGCAAATGCCATCTGGACTCCTGCCCGGTGGGTGTGGCCACCCAAGAGTTGGAGCTGCGCAAGAAGTTCTCCGGACGGCCTCAGCATCTGGTGAATTATTTTTACTTCGTGGCTAACGAGGCCCGGGAAATCATGGCCCGCATGGGCTTCCGCACCATCGACGAGATGATCGGCCAATCGGATCATCTGTTGGTCAACGAGGCCGTGACCCACTGGAAAGCCAAAGGTCTGGATTTTTCGGCGCTGCTGGAAAAACCCGACGCCCCGGCGAACGTGGCCACCCGCTGCGTCCAGCCCCAGGATCACGGCATCGACAAGGTGCTGGATCACCAATTGCTGGATCTGGCGGAACGGGTGTTCGAGAATCTGCGTCCCATCGAGATCCGCCTGCCGATCCAGAACACGGACCGGGCGGTGGGGGCGATGCTGGGTGGCGAGATTTCCCGGCTCTTCGGCGAGGGGGGATTGCCCAAGGGCACCATCAAGTGTCACTTCGAGGGTGTGGCGGGACAAAGCTTCGGCGCCTTCAACGTGCAGGGGGTTTCGTTGTACCTGGAGGGGGCGGGCAACGATTATGTGGGCAAGGGCATGTCCGGTGGACGGATCGTCATCCGGCCCCATCCCCGTTCCCCCCTGGTGGCCGAAGAGAACATCATCGCGGGTAATACCCTGTTGTACGGGGCCACGGGAGGCGAGGCCTTCATGCGCGGGGTGGTGGGTGAACGGTTCGCGGTGCGCAACTCCGGCGCCAAGGCCGTGGTGGAAGGAGTCGGGGATCATGGCTGCGAATACATGACCGGTGGTCTGGTGGCGGTGCTGGGGCCAACCGGACGCAACTTCGCGGCGGGCATGAGCGGCGGTATCGCTTATGTCCTGGATGAACTGGGAGCTTTTCCCTCGTTGTGCAATCCCGCCATGGTGGCTTTGGAGGCGGTGGAGTCCGAAGAGGATCAGGAGCGTCTGAAGTCCATGGTGGAAGAGCATGCGCGGTATACCGACAGTCAGGTGGCCGCGCGGTTGCTGAAAGATTGGGAAAAAGCCTTGCGTTCGTTCGTCAAGGTGATGCCCCATGAATATCGGCGCGTGCTGGAGGAACAAAAAAAGCGGGAGCAAGCGACCAATGGGTAA